GGGGATGCCGTCCACGGCCTGGAGGAACGCGGCGGCGGCCGTGGGGTCGGGGTCGAAGGAACGGGGGGCCGCCACGAGCACCGACCTCCCCGAGGTGCCGGGCCGCTCGTCGAGGAGGGCGACGGTGTCGGCGATGAAGTGCTGCAGGCCGAGGGCGGCGCCGGCCGGGGAGCTGGTCTGCGCGAACAGGGCACTGAGGTCGTCGTCGTAGCCGAGCACCGGCAGGCCGTCGGCACTGCGGCGGTGGGCGTCCTGGGTGTTGCCCCCCAGCGGCAGCGTCGACTGGGCGGCCAGCTGCGCGCCCAGGCGGGGCTGCGAGGAGAAGAGCCGTCGCAGGGCGTCCTCCCGGGCGGCGGTGTAGCGCCCGTCGGCGGGCCAGGCGACGTCGGCGCGCCCGTCGAGCGCCCGGGCGACCCCCGATGAGCGGCCGATCAGGTCGGCCATCAGCCCGGACGTCGCCCCGGCATCGGCGACGGCGGCGACGTCGGCGTCGGTGTCGGGCAGCACCCACGGCGAGTGCTGGGCCGCTGCGCCGCGGATCCGCTCCTCGACGGCCGACCGCAGGGCTGCCTCGTCGGTCTCGCTGTCCGGTCCCGACGACAGGGGCTCACCCGTGTCGTCGGGCAGCAGGCTCGGCACCAGGGTGGGGTCGAGCGCCCACGTGACCGGCGCCGACTCAGTGGACTCGACGACGCGTCCGAGCCGGGAACCGGTCCCCAGCGCCTTTTCCCACGCGGCGTCGCGGGCCGGTCCCTCGGGGCCGAAGAGCTCCGGGTCGGCGTCGAGGGTGAGCGGCACGACCCAGCCGAGGCGCAGCGGCTGGTACTGCTTCTGGCGCTGGTAGCCGGCGAAGGTGCGCAGGCTGCTGCCGGCCACCTCGACCGAGAGCGGGAGCGCGCCGTAGGTGGCCTGTCCGAGGCCCGCGGCGCCCTTGACGTTCACCACGAAGTCGGCGGTGCCCCCGGCCGGCAGGGAGGACCCCAGGGGCGTGCGCCCGACCTCCCGGCCCTGGGCGGGGCCCTGGGCCGCGGCCCAGCTGTCGACGGCCTCGCGGGTGGGCAGGGGCTGCTCGCCGAGCACGACCCGGGCCACCGGTCGAGGGACCGCGGAGGTGCCCCGGTTGCTCACGGTGCCGCGCACGGTCACCGTCTGGCCGGGACCGGCGATCGTCGGCGAGACGGAGGTGAGGCTGATCTGCAGCCGCGAGTCGGCGGCCGGCGCCCCCGGCAGGTCGGCCGCCGCCGGAGCAGCGGCCGCTGGAGCAGCGGACGCCTGCACGGCGCCCATCCCGAGCGCAGGGAGAAGCAGAGTGACCACGGTGAGCGCCCGGCATACCCCGAGCCCCCGCATCACTCGCTCCCGGACAGTCGCTGCCATGCCTGTCGGGCGATGCGCCGCTCGTTGGGAAACGTCAGGTGCCGGTGCGCCTCCGCGAGCGGCAGCC
This Knoellia sp. p5-6-4 DNA region includes the following protein-coding sequences:
- a CDS encoding DUF6049 family protein, with protein sequence MAATVRERVMRGLGVCRALTVVTLLLPALGMGAVQASAAPAAAAPAAADLPGAPAADSRLQISLTSVSPTIAGPGQTVTVRGTVSNRGTSAVPRPVARVVLGEQPLPTREAVDSWAAAQGPAQGREVGRTPLGSSLPAGGTADFVVNVKGAAGLGQATYGALPLSVEVAGSSLRTFAGYQRQKQYQPLRLGWVVPLTLDADPELFGPEGPARDAAWEKALGTGSRLGRVVESTESAPVTWALDPTLVPSLLPDDTGEPLSSGPDSETDEAALRSAVEERIRGAAAQHSPWVLPDTDADVAAVADAGATSGLMADLIGRSSGVARALDGRADVAWPADGRYTAAREDALRRLFSSQPRLGAQLAAQSTLPLGGNTQDAHRRSADGLPVLGYDDDLSALFAQTSSPAGAALGLQHFIADTVALLDERPGTSGRSVLVAAPRSFDPDPTAAAAFLQAVDGIPWLEPVTTNTLLADAKRAVPMPKQVGTRPTPQGTPTASADPYATKRPTLTPRRLRELEESEQIVRGVGLIRDDGDAFTRTWGRAAEQLASSRWRAFPAGWTKLNAQITAATRETTTSIEVSRRNINFLAETGRLQITVTNDLDVAVENVKLTLEPANPRLRIDSQPPVMRIGANSRATAVVSVTTLAAGPVPIRTTLTTPDGTVIGQGADVLVQVTPTGDWVYWTLGGFAGIILLLGIWRSVRRKPEPVNAAEPLPTSQGTA